The DNA segment ATGCTCAGAACTCAGGTGCAGGTGCGAAAGAATATGTGCATATACGAGTTCAACAGCGAAATGGCAGGAAAAGTCTGACTACCGTTCAAGGCCTGAAGAAAGAATTCAGCTACAATAAAATTCTCAAGGACCTCAAGAAGGAATTTTGCTGCAATGGTACCGTTGTGCAGGATCCAGAACTTGGCCAGGTGAAAATAACTGATGCTATTACCATAGTAGGATGGTTAGGATCACTCTGTTCTTAACCAGAGATCTCGTTTTCAAGTCTTAAGAATGGAAAACTTCTTGGTAGAAAGCATTTTTATACCCCTCTCCTTTTGTCGCTTACGCTGCTAATCTGGATTAGTCGGGCTAGTAGGTTTCTGATATCGGATGcctaaagcaaaaagaaaagaaaaactgatGCTATTACCATAGTAGAATGGTTGGAATCACTCTGTTCTTAATCAGAGGTTTTGGGTTCAAGTCTTACGAATGAAAAACTTCTTGGTAGAGAGCGCTTTTATAACCCCTCCCCTTTTGTCGCTTATGCTGCCAATCTGGATTAGTCGGGCTAGTTGGTTTTTGATACCGAATGcctaaagcaaaaagaaaagataaactGACGATGTTCGTTCTCTCTCCTTTTTGTCCTTCTTTCGTCTCTACTGATTGTTTCATTCACATAGGTTATCCAACTTCAAGGCGATCAGCGGAAGAATGTTTCAGCCTTCCTCATACAGGTGTGATCTTATGCCCTATTGCTTGAGATATGATTTAGGAGTATATATAACTATGAACGGTTTTAGTAAAGAATTTAAGTCCTATATATGCACCGACATGTAAACAATACTTACTCGTACAATCAAGTTACAAGTAAATCTCTATGACAAGTATTAATCTATAACTTAGTAAAAATGTCGACTGACCTACTACCATGGGCGGGCATACGATTGGACGAAGCGGTGTCACGCGACACCGGTTCGTCGCAAAATTTTACTAAGTATATGTAATTATTCTGTGCCGATACGAGTAATAAATCGAAAATGACATCACTTGACATGTATTTTCGGCTGGTATGCCGGTTAGGTTCTTGGTTTTGCTTTAAGAGGTAGGAGGTTCGAACCTGaactaaaatatatttttggcaaAAATTTGAAGAACTTGTTAAAAATTATAGTTAAGCAGAATTGAACTCGAGACCTCTTCTAACTTAAGACTCCACAAAACTAATGCACTAAGGCTACTAGTGGTTTAGAAATGTGGTAATtcacattatttattttatattattatgtAAATATTGATACCGCTTACAAAAAATCCATCTATCACAGGTTAAACGACACTGATAGCATAAAAAGTATTTGCGTTGTCAGGGTAATATTACTTAAATCCTTTAGTAAATACGATTTCTTTGTGTTTAGGCTGGCATTGTGAAGAAGGAAAACATCAAGATTCATGGTTTCTAAACACAAGCAAAGGAAGGGGATTGAAGCATTTGTGTGCAACTTCCAGTTTTTTTGCCTTATCAAGAGCGCGCGACGTACGACAGTTTCTGAGTATAATTGTTTTTTGTGGCATTTCTCATATAGCAGAAGCTGGTATTAGTAGCTTGATGTGCAGATCAGTATATGAAAAATCTGGTAGTTGTTTTGTGTGCTGCTTTTCTTGAGTCCCCAATGGAGGTGGagaaaaatctccaaaaatttaccAGATTATATTATATTAATTCAGATGAACATCTGTGTCATTCTGTATATAATTTACTATCAATATTCATTTGCTTATTTCATGAGCTTTTATTTTGTGCTTATTAGTGTTCTGCAAATTGGCTGGTTTAAGTTCTGCACAGCAATTTTTGAACTCGCTCTCTTACACTAAATCTTCCCTTATCCCAACAAAGATTTTTATATatgaccaaaaatattttttcgccCTTTTTTGCGCAATGTAGCCCGTTAGAGACGCATTATTTAGCTTGAATGATATCATCATTAATGTTTGAGATTAAGttgataaaaaaattatttacacaattAGATCAACCGCAATGTAATCATATGTAAATCTCTCATATACATCATAAGTGAATACAACTTAAATCCTTAATATTTTCTTTAACTACATACGGTAATTGTGGTTGCAAATAAACTTACATGCATGCATATTTGAACTAAACAAATAAATGCATGATACACGTCTTATGTTAATATATTTTcactttaatttataatttttatgatTAAAATTGATTGGTTAAATTTAAATGCGGAATGTGagtaaatatttttcattaaacaCCGGAAAGTATAAGAAATCGAAAAACATTTCAAGTACAAGAGAGTTatactaaggggtcgtttggtacgggATAAGGTGGGATAAATTGTGGTACTAAATTTATACTATGCTTGGTTGGCGGACTGTCAATCAAACATAGTATAAATTTAGTCCCAGGGTTAATCCTAGATATCCCATCAAACTTGGTATATTTTATCCCACCTCCAAAATAGAACTAGCTAGTTTAGAGATTATAATTCCAAAACTATAATTCCGGGATAATTTAATCCGCGTATCAAATCCCTAATAGCTATCAGTTAACCATCAGTAGACAAATATGAAAGACGACACAATTATTCATGTGAGGGGAAATAAATATCAAATAAACAATTAAGCTACATTCCCATCAGATAGAGACGAAGATTTTTAATTTGGTGTTGCGCATTAGTCCTTAAAGCTCTAGTTCATATCAATTATAGTTAATTGTCAATGAATCAACTTCTTAAAacttaatgttttctttttcttaaaagaaatattCTTTCTAAAAAAAGAACATTAAAGTGCAGAGAAAGGAAAAACGGACATGAAAAAGCATTTTTGTGAGTGTGTAGAGAAAGAAATTAAAAGAGTCAGTTATTTTATTTCCATACATTACTGCAAGTCTGCAACTCGAAATCAAATACTATGATTTTTATCCCAATCTTTGGATTTATATC comes from the Nicotiana tabacum cultivar K326 chromosome 14, ASM71507v2, whole genome shotgun sequence genome and includes:
- the LOC107759305 gene encoding protein translation factor SUI1 homolog 2-like codes for the protein MSEHDVQIPTTFDPFADANAQNSGAGAKEYVHIRVQQRNGRKSLTTVQGLKKEFSYNKILKDLKKEFCCNGTVVQDPELGQVIQLQGDQRKNVSAFLIQAGIVKKENIKIHGF